From the Maioricimonas rarisocia genome, one window contains:
- a CDS encoding terminase large subunit domain-containing protein, with protein sequence MLSDCMQDWQQQDFAALDAAWLHLAGRAGFTDSSIRRRAYIERPRGHSKTSDTAVQVCWILLAARSAVSGLAAAADREQAQLIYDAIKRLARLNGSLCGDLTFTQHQIRNRRTMSRIDIISSDVASSWGQLPDFVICDELCHWTKQDLWNSLVSSAAKKPDCALTVLTNAGIGRGWQWDVREHARTHPAWHFSTLDGPQAPWITDEWLDEQRALLPPNVFERLWMNRWQHSDGEFVSLAEAEACRDSSLAPQQQGRPGISYVATIDYAEKHDLTVGCVCHYEECRVMVDRMDVVRPTPHKPTPVTWVESWIHRTATAFHDVCFVVDPYQLVGLIQQLEHQYDIRRFEFAAGQGNHRLTLCLRQLILHRQVAWYPGCGTIETERSRDDLETELASLLVHESAGGRLRLDHLRDGIHHDDRSFTLGAACLHLLEGHVSPATFEITGPLPGGGFAW encoded by the coding sequence GTGCTTTCCGACTGCATGCAGGACTGGCAGCAGCAGGACTTCGCTGCGCTCGACGCCGCGTGGCTGCACCTGGCAGGACGTGCCGGATTCACGGACAGCTCGATTCGGCGTCGGGCCTATATCGAACGGCCGCGTGGTCATTCAAAGACGTCGGACACGGCGGTCCAGGTCTGCTGGATTCTGCTGGCCGCACGTTCTGCTGTGAGTGGTCTTGCCGCCGCGGCCGACCGTGAGCAGGCGCAGCTGATTTACGACGCGATCAAACGGCTGGCCCGGCTGAACGGTTCACTCTGCGGGGATCTGACATTCACGCAGCATCAGATCCGCAATCGCCGCACGATGAGCCGCATCGACATCATCTCTTCCGACGTCGCCAGTTCGTGGGGACAGCTTCCGGACTTCGTGATTTGCGACGAGCTGTGCCACTGGACGAAGCAGGACCTGTGGAATTCCCTGGTCTCCTCGGCTGCGAAGAAACCGGACTGCGCGTTGACGGTCCTCACCAACGCCGGCATCGGCCGTGGCTGGCAGTGGGACGTGCGGGAGCATGCGCGAACGCATCCGGCGTGGCACTTCTCGACACTGGATGGGCCGCAGGCTCCCTGGATCACCGACGAATGGCTCGACGAGCAGCGGGCCCTGCTGCCGCCCAACGTGTTCGAGCGGCTGTGGATGAACCGCTGGCAGCATTCGGATGGTGAGTTTGTCTCGCTGGCAGAAGCCGAAGCGTGTCGCGACAGCTCGCTTGCACCGCAGCAACAGGGACGCCCCGGCATCTCATACGTGGCCACGATCGACTATGCAGAGAAGCACGATTTGACGGTCGGCTGTGTCTGCCACTATGAAGAATGCCGTGTCATGGTCGATCGGATGGATGTCGTCCGGCCGACGCCGCACAAACCGACGCCCGTCACGTGGGTGGAGAGCTGGATTCACCGGACGGCGACCGCGTTTCACGATGTCTGCTTCGTTGTCGATCCGTATCAGCTGGTCGGACTGATCCAGCAATTGGAACATCAGTACGACATCCGACGGTTCGAGTTTGCGGCCGGCCAGGGAAACCATCGGCTGACACTCTGCCTGCGTCAGCTGATTCTGCATCGTCAGGTGGCCTGGTATCCCGGTTGCGGGACAATTGAAACAGAGCGTTCGCGCGATGATCTCGAGACGGAACTGGCGTCGCTGCTGGTCCACGAATCGGCAGGCGGACGGCTGCGGCTGGATCATCTGCGGGACGGCATTCACCACGACGACCGATCGTTTACCCTCGGCGCAGCCTGTCTGCATTTGCTGGAAGGGCACGTGTCGCCGGCGACGTTTGAGATCACCGGCCCACTTCCGGGCGGAGGGTTCGCCTGGTGA
- a CDS encoding GNAT family N-acetyltransferase produces MNRQLVMLSRVVLHPTYRGAGIAAAYIRRSCRLCPFPWIETLTQMGHVHPFFEKAGFVRVGTTEPKGKTRRDHSSIYGGDRDRASKPIVTEETFRKSRFARPVYYIFDNRDRPEATDDQSGQDVCIEGCRETG; encoded by the coding sequence ATGAACCGGCAACTGGTGATGCTTTCGCGGGTGGTGCTGCACCCCACGTATCGGGGAGCCGGGATCGCTGCCGCGTACATCCGGCGATCGTGCCGGCTCTGCCCGTTTCCCTGGATCGAGACGCTCACGCAGATGGGGCACGTGCATCCCTTCTTCGAGAAGGCGGGCTTCGTGCGGGTGGGGACCACAGAACCGAAGGGCAAGACCCGCAGGGATCACTCTTCCATTTATGGAGGCGACCGCGACCGTGCCTCAAAGCCGATCGTCACGGAAGAAACCTTCCGGAAAAGCCGCTTCGCCCGACCCGTCTACTACATCTTCGACAACCGCGACCGGCCGGAAGCGACGGACGACCAAAGCGGTCAAGACGTCTGCATCGAAGGCTGCCGCGAAACCGGATGA
- a CDS encoding ATP-binding cassette domain-containing protein: MRVSVAYDFLPRRPGTRAAAVMSHFGIGFEQMRHVVAEDLELPLAPGQVVLFTGASGSGKSSLMRAVVGQIRGDEACGDVSDDRPRVIVLDELQLPDATLVESLPGSVADAMRLLSACGLAEAHLMLRTPEELSDGQRYRFRLALGLSHRPAWLVADEFTATLDRLLAKVIAFNVRRLSRRTETGFLLATTHEDVAGDLAPDLHVHCRLDGRIDVIQQEAEGPCPRRTVSSHSSTSSGSAARPDPTGRTSLGGITAATASESCDSARCCGTVSSRSASACSHRPRSRSHHGTDSSGAAVAGARRRSGQ; encoded by the coding sequence GTGCGCGTGTCGGTGGCGTATGATTTTCTTCCCCGGCGTCCCGGCACCCGGGCGGCGGCGGTGATGTCGCACTTCGGCATCGGGTTCGAGCAGATGCGGCACGTCGTTGCCGAGGATCTGGAACTGCCGCTCGCGCCCGGCCAGGTCGTCCTCTTTACGGGGGCGAGCGGGTCGGGGAAGTCGTCGCTGATGCGGGCGGTTGTTGGACAGATCCGCGGTGATGAAGCCTGCGGCGATGTGAGCGACGACCGGCCACGCGTCATTGTCCTCGACGAGCTGCAGCTGCCGGACGCAACGCTCGTCGAGTCACTGCCCGGCTCCGTCGCCGATGCGATGCGTCTGCTTTCCGCCTGCGGGCTGGCCGAAGCGCATCTGATGCTCCGTACGCCGGAGGAGCTTTCCGACGGTCAGCGGTACCGGTTCCGGCTCGCGCTCGGACTGTCGCACCGCCCCGCCTGGCTCGTCGCCGATGAGTTCACGGCAACGCTCGATCGGCTGCTGGCGAAGGTGATTGCGTTCAACGTCCGGCGGCTGTCCCGGCGGACCGAAACGGGCTTTCTGCTGGCGACGACGCACGAAGACGTCGCAGGAGACCTGGCTCCCGATCTGCACGTGCACTGCCGGCTCGATGGCCGCATCGACGTCATTCAGCAGGAGGCGGAAGGACCATGTCCGCGTCGAACTGTCTCATCTCATTCGTCGACCAGTTCTGGATCAGCCGCGCGACCCGATCCGACTGGCCGTACTTCGCTCGGTGGCATTACCGCAGCCACGGCATCGGAATCCTGCGATTCGGCACGCTGCTGTGGCACGGTGAGCAGCCGGTCGGCATCTGCCTGTTCACATCGGCCCCGCTCTCGCTCGCACCACGGAACCGATTCTTCGGGCGCAGCGGTCGCTGGAGCACGACGACGATCCGGGCAATGA
- a CDS encoding ParB N-terminal domain-containing protein, with translation MHIESLSVQQLKPAPYNPRLPLKPGDPGWEKLKRSLDEFDLVQPIIWNRRTGHVVAGHQRLEILKDQGRREVDCVIVDLSLEREKALNVTLNNAAVGSDWEPAKLVDLLGELRELPGVDATLTGFDDQQLRDMLFVPDPDFAPAADAPAERDPEEVLVRLEVPRQDWDDVRSELDELLAAFPQIRLHVAADVA, from the coding sequence ATGCACATCGAATCTCTTTCCGTACAGCAGCTCAAGCCGGCTCCCTACAATCCCCGCCTGCCGCTCAAGCCGGGCGATCCCGGGTGGGAGAAGCTCAAACGCTCGCTCGACGAGTTCGACCTGGTCCAGCCGATCATCTGGAACCGTCGCACCGGTCACGTTGTTGCCGGGCATCAGCGGCTGGAGATCCTGAAGGACCAGGGCCGTCGCGAGGTCGACTGCGTCATCGTCGACCTGTCGCTCGAACGGGAGAAGGCGCTCAACGTCACGCTCAACAATGCCGCGGTCGGTTCCGACTGGGAGCCGGCGAAACTGGTCGATCTGCTGGGGGAACTGCGTGAGCTGCCTGGCGTGGACGCGACGCTGACCGGCTTCGATGACCAGCAGCTTCGCGACATGCTGTTCGTTCCCGATCCGGACTTTGCGCCAGCGGCCGATGCGCCTGCCGAACGTGATCCTGAAGAGGTTCTGGTCCGCCTCGAAGTTCCCCGCCAGGACTGGGACGACGTGCGCTCCGAGCTGGACGAACTGCTTGCTGCGTTCCCTCAGATTCGACTGCATGTCGCGGCTGACGTTGCGTGA
- a CDS encoding ThiF family adenylyltransferase has product MDPSLERYRKQTLFAGIGEEGQHKLLDSRALVVGCGALGTVIADQLVRSGVGHVRIVDRDFVELSNLQRQVLYDEQDVADQLPKAVAAVRKLERINSSIEIEGIVSDVDHTNILDLARDCHVILDATDNFEIRFLINDASLETGVPWVNGGCVGSHGQVMTIIPGESPCLRCLVENVPEPGSTETCDTAGVIGPAVNVVASLQVTEALKLLTEQRDLIEPVLTVIDLWHGSFRRLNLGNLAETSNCPACRGGERLWLDGTRGSHTTVLCGRNAVQVAPRDRSQVILDELAQRLAGSGKVTTNPFLVKLELQDPDYEVTVFRDGRAIIKGTEDIATARGVYARYIGT; this is encoded by the coding sequence ATGGATCCATCACTCGAACGCTACCGCAAGCAGACGCTGTTCGCCGGCATCGGCGAAGAGGGGCAGCACAAGCTGCTCGACAGCCGGGCCCTCGTCGTCGGCTGTGGAGCGCTCGGAACCGTTATCGCCGACCAGCTCGTCCGGTCCGGCGTCGGGCACGTCCGAATCGTCGACCGGGACTTCGTCGAGCTGAGCAACCTGCAGCGGCAGGTGCTGTACGACGAGCAGGACGTTGCCGATCAGCTTCCCAAGGCGGTCGCCGCAGTCCGCAAACTCGAGCGGATCAACAGCAGCATCGAGATCGAGGGGATCGTCTCCGACGTCGACCACACCAACATTCTCGATCTGGCCCGCGACTGTCACGTCATTCTCGATGCGACCGACAACTTCGAGATCCGCTTCCTCATCAACGACGCGTCGCTCGAAACCGGGGTGCCGTGGGTGAACGGGGGATGCGTCGGCAGCCACGGCCAGGTGATGACGATCATTCCCGGCGAGTCCCCCTGCCTGCGATGTCTGGTGGAGAACGTCCCCGAGCCGGGCAGCACCGAGACCTGCGACACCGCGGGCGTCATCGGGCCGGCCGTCAACGTCGTCGCCTCGCTGCAGGTGACCGAAGCCCTCAAGCTGCTCACCGAACAGCGGGACTTGATCGAGCCGGTGCTGACGGTGATCGACCTGTGGCACGGCAGCTTCCGCCGGCTCAACCTCGGCAATCTCGCTGAGACCTCCAACTGCCCCGCCTGCCGGGGTGGAGAGCGGCTCTGGCTCGACGGCACCCGCGGCTCGCACACCACGGTTCTGTGCGGCCGCAATGCCGTGCAGGTCGCCCCTCGCGATCGCAGCCAGGTGATTCTCGACGAACTGGCGCAGCGGCTGGCGGGTAGCGGCAAAGTGACGACCAACCCGTTTCTGGTGAAGCTCGAGCTGCAGGATCCCGATTACGAGGTGACGGTCTTCAGGGACGGACGGGCCATCATCAAGGGGACTGAAGATATCGCGACCGCCCGGGGCGTGTACGCGCGATACATCGGCACGTAG
- the gltX gene encoding glutamate--tRNA ligase, protein MSTVRTRFAPSPTGYMHIGGMRTALFNWLWARHHGGQFVLRIDDTDQQRNVEEALEPILHAFNWLGLDWDEGPEKGGDFGPYFQSERTELYRAAVDRLLAEGKAFKDFDPPEVTQADREAAEKEKRNFLNVRRSLDLTDAEREQYEAEGRPFVVRFLVPRDAGKVSIDDHIRGHVEWDCGLIPDPVIMRGNGMPLYNFATVVDDAEMKITHVIRAEEHLTNTAVQVLLYQALGDDVPEFAHIPFVAAPGTKEKLSKRDKKLEKYRKNPQFQKLFDLADRVFPQIGLGSSETLNPVMVKYYEEIGFLPEAVLNGLSRIGWSLDDKTEHMSLDFVVENFTLDRVVKSAAGLDPDKLLAYQEYWMGQKSLEEKVEYCLPYLVKAGRIPAEPDEPTRQFVGRLIEALGDRLKLFSDILNYEEYFVADNEMTYDEKAFQKRLRKPEDVAPLLAEFREELAGCDDFSADALDSLLHEWVEKKEIGMGRIIHALRMATTGKPAGPGMFDCLALLGKDRCLARIDRTLALLQEG, encoded by the coding sequence ATGAGCACCGTCCGCACCCGTTTCGCTCCGTCTCCCACCGGTTACATGCACATCGGCGGCATGCGGACCGCTCTGTTCAACTGGCTGTGGGCCCGGCATCACGGGGGGCAGTTCGTCCTCCGCATCGACGACACCGACCAGCAGCGAAACGTCGAAGAAGCCCTCGAACCGATTCTGCACGCCTTCAATTGGCTCGGGCTGGACTGGGACGAAGGACCGGAGAAGGGAGGCGACTTCGGTCCGTACTTCCAGTCCGAGCGGACCGAACTGTACCGCGCCGCCGTCGATCGCCTGCTGGCCGAGGGGAAGGCCTTCAAGGACTTCGACCCGCCGGAGGTGACCCAGGCGGACCGGGAAGCGGCGGAGAAGGAGAAGCGAAACTTCCTGAATGTTCGCCGCTCGCTGGACCTCACGGACGCCGAGCGCGAGCAGTACGAGGCGGAAGGCCGCCCCTTTGTGGTGCGGTTTCTGGTTCCGCGCGATGCCGGCAAGGTGTCGATCGACGACCACATCCGCGGTCACGTCGAGTGGGACTGCGGGCTGATTCCGGACCCGGTCATCATGCGGGGCAACGGGATGCCGCTGTACAACTTCGCCACCGTCGTCGACGACGCGGAGATGAAGATCACGCATGTGATCCGGGCAGAGGAGCACCTGACCAACACGGCGGTGCAGGTACTGCTGTACCAGGCGCTGGGCGATGACGTGCCGGAGTTTGCCCACATCCCCTTTGTTGCCGCCCCGGGCACGAAGGAGAAGCTGAGCAAGCGGGACAAGAAGCTGGAGAAGTACCGCAAGAACCCGCAGTTCCAGAAGCTGTTCGACCTGGCGGACCGGGTCTTCCCGCAGATCGGGCTGGGGAGTTCGGAGACGCTCAATCCGGTGATGGTGAAGTACTACGAGGAGATCGGCTTTCTGCCGGAGGCGGTCCTCAACGGCCTCTCACGCATCGGCTGGTCGCTCGACGACAAGACCGAGCACATGTCGCTCGACTTCGTCGTCGAGAACTTCACGCTCGACCGGGTGGTCAAGAGTGCCGCGGGACTCGATCCGGATAAACTCCTCGCCTACCAGGAATACTGGATGGGGCAGAAGTCGCTGGAGGAGAAGGTCGAGTACTGCCTGCCGTACCTGGTGAAGGCGGGACGGATTCCGGCCGAACCGGACGAACCGACCCGGCAGTTCGTCGGTCGACTGATCGAGGCACTGGGGGACCGGCTGAAGCTGTTCAGCGACATCCTCAACTACGAGGAATACTTCGTCGCCGATAACGAGATGACCTACGACGAGAAGGCGTTCCAGAAGCGGCTGCGCAAGCCGGAGGATGTGGCCCCGCTGCTGGCGGAGTTCCGTGAGGAGCTGGCCGGCTGTGACGACTTCTCGGCCGATGCGCTCGACAGCCTGCTGCACGAGTGGGTCGAGAAGAAGGAGATCGGCATGGGGCGGATCATCCACGCGCTGCGGATGGCGACGACCGGCAAGCCGGCCGGGCCGGGGATGTTCGACTGCCTGGCGCTGCTCGGGAAGGACCGCTGCCTGGCCCGCATCGACCGGACGCTGGCGCTGCTGCAGGAGGGGTGA
- a CDS encoding protein kinase domain-containing protein: MNESRTDVGTRDEMMQTPVKSDDWTAVRQEALEGASLAQLPKRIRLPVIPQAAIRFTHLAEDPAVSHAELAETLETDSTLTTELLRYVNSAKVGARQRIHSVRQALAAVGIRRSKTLVLMAALQNAVSGIDSPLFPAALFQRDNQERALFAREFARMLGVDEEMAYTAGMLQDLLLPFLTAELPTTYRRFSSSKMSLSEFEQEEFGWNHAAVTGLLMAEWGFPDELVCSVIFHHRPQDILENDHWRQSTLPAVASSAALPGIFEQMPSGLEILLNYQEEFDRFRFIEIAAHVDEMIGEEDRLGRHRIPLCERLGTMAMNRLEHRRHDVVVEARRVGNYTLEKEVGKGAMGVVYRARHDMLERPVALKLLNAASVSPETIVRFEKEVQLTSRLTSPNTIGIYDYGVTPEGLFYYAMEYLDGMTLRQLVRHHGPQPEGRVINLLLQACNSIIESHAHDLIHRDLKPENLMLSNRGGQFDVLKVLDFGLAKLMNDGRPGDSSHYGLSGTPLYMPPEAVVAPETVDERSDLYSLGAVGYFLLTGVPVFEGDSVTAILRKQVEAMPIPPSVRGGRSIDSELQSIIMDCLEKDRRRRPESARELVMRLQRCRRAHEWTQIKAQEWWDGNVDAIERARRPEETDPFAKTVCQRDTECVSAAETNRVERIPTPREHVESREGQPGV, translated from the coding sequence ATGAACGAGTCTCGAACGGATGTCGGCACACGGGATGAGATGATGCAGACACCGGTCAAATCAGATGATTGGACGGCGGTACGGCAGGAGGCGCTGGAAGGCGCGTCGCTGGCGCAGCTGCCCAAGCGGATCCGGCTGCCGGTCATCCCGCAGGCTGCCATTCGGTTCACGCACCTGGCCGAGGATCCGGCGGTCTCCCACGCCGAGCTGGCCGAAACCCTCGAGACCGATTCGACCCTCACAACCGAACTGTTGCGTTACGTCAACTCGGCGAAGGTCGGGGCGCGGCAGCGGATTCACTCCGTCCGGCAGGCACTGGCAGCCGTCGGGATTCGCCGGAGCAAGACGCTCGTCCTGATGGCGGCGCTGCAGAATGCCGTCTCGGGCATCGATTCGCCGCTGTTTCCTGCCGCGCTGTTCCAGCGGGACAACCAGGAACGGGCCCTCTTCGCGCGGGAATTTGCCCGCATGCTGGGTGTCGACGAAGAGATGGCCTACACGGCCGGAATGCTGCAGGACCTGCTGCTGCCGTTCCTCACCGCCGAACTTCCCACGACGTACCGTCGGTTCAGCAGTTCGAAAATGTCGCTGTCCGAGTTCGAGCAGGAGGAGTTCGGCTGGAATCACGCTGCGGTGACCGGCCTGCTGATGGCCGAATGGGGCTTTCCCGACGAGCTGGTCTGCAGCGTCATCTTCCACCACCGTCCGCAGGACATTCTCGAGAACGACCACTGGCGGCAGTCGACGCTGCCGGCTGTTGCCTCCTCGGCGGCACTGCCGGGAATCTTCGAGCAGATGCCTTCGGGACTGGAAATCCTTCTGAACTACCAGGAAGAGTTCGACCGCTTCCGCTTTATCGAGATTGCCGCCCACGTCGACGAAATGATCGGCGAAGAAGATCGCCTGGGCCGGCACCGCATCCCGCTGTGCGAGCGGCTGGGAACGATGGCGATGAACCGGCTCGAACACCGTCGCCACGACGTCGTCGTCGAAGCCCGCCGGGTGGGGAACTACACGCTCGAGAAGGAAGTCGGCAAGGGGGCAATGGGAGTCGTGTACCGGGCCCGGCACGACATGCTCGAGCGGCCGGTGGCCCTCAAGCTCCTCAATGCCGCTTCAGTCAGCCCGGAGACGATCGTCCGGTTCGAGAAGGAGGTCCAGCTCACCAGCCGGCTGACCAGCCCGAACACGATCGGCATCTACGACTACGGCGTCACGCCCGAGGGACTCTTCTACTACGCCATGGAGTACCTGGACGGAATGACGCTGCGTCAACTGGTGCGGCACCATGGTCCGCAGCCGGAAGGGCGCGTCATCAACCTGCTGCTGCAGGCCTGCAACTCGATCATCGAGTCACACGCCCACGACCTGATTCACCGCGACCTGAAGCCGGAAAACCTGATGCTCTCCAATCGGGGCGGGCAGTTCGACGTGTTGAAGGTACTCGACTTCGGGCTGGCGAAGCTGATGAATGACGGCCGGCCGGGGGACAGCTCGCACTACGGGCTCAGCGGCACGCCCCTGTACATGCCGCCGGAAGCCGTCGTTGCTCCCGAAACGGTCGACGAGCGCAGCGATCTCTATTCGCTCGGAGCGGTCGGGTACTTTCTGCTGACCGGCGTGCCGGTTTTCGAGGGAGACTCGGTGACGGCGATTCTCCGCAAGCAGGTGGAAGCGATGCCGATTCCACCGTCAGTGCGCGGCGGCCGTTCGATCGATTCCGAACTGCAGTCCATCATCATGGATTGCCTGGAGAAGGATCGTCGACGCCGACCGGAATCCGCCCGGGAACTGGTGATGCGGCTGCAGAGGTGCCGGCGGGCACACGAGTGGACGCAGATCAAGGCACAGGAATGGTGGGACGGGAACGTCGATGCGATCGAGCGGGCGAGGCGTCCGGAAGAAACCGATCCGTTCGCCAAGACCGTCTGCCAGCGGGACACCGAGTGCGTTTCGGCCGCCGAGACGAACCGGGTCGAGCGGATTCCGACGCCCAGGGAGCACGTCGAATCCCGTGAGGGGCAACCGGGCGTTTGA
- a CDS encoding cold-shock protein produces MAEGTIKRLTDKGFGFIDTGTPKDMFFHMSNLEGVRYEELYEGQKVSYVPGHGPKGPRAEQVKPL; encoded by the coding sequence ATGGCTGAGGGTACAATCAAGCGTCTCACGGACAAGGGTTTCGGTTTCATCGACACCGGAACACCTAAGGACATGTTCTTCCATATGTCGAACCTCGAAGGGGTTCGCTACGAAGAGCTGTACGAAGGACAGAAGGTGTCGTATGTGCCGGGGCACGGTCCGAAGGGACCGCGGGCTGAGCAGGTCAAGCCTCTGTAG
- a CDS encoding NAD-dependent epimerase/dehydratase family protein, with translation MRIALTGGTGFIGRYIIRQLATDGHELVCWHREDSNRSGLEDCEGAIEWRLGTLGNADDARALVSDCEAVVHAALYHPQGGFMGGEGDLLDFAEKNLMGTLQLFEAAADAELQRFVFVSTCAVHDRILEDRPLDETHPLWPFSHYGAHKAALEKFVHSYGLGRGFPICALRPTGVYGLNTPPAHSKWFELVESVVRGEPVTCARGGKEVHAADVARAASLLLNADADAITGQAFNCYDLYVSEWDVALLAREISGSRGAIHGQQTIPKHQIATDRIRNLGMTFGGRTQLETTIRQLVEAVG, from the coding sequence ATGCGCATTGCACTCACCGGCGGCACGGGCTTTATCGGCCGCTATATCATTCGCCAGCTCGCCACAGATGGTCACGAACTTGTCTGCTGGCATCGGGAAGACAGTAACCGCTCGGGCCTCGAGGACTGCGAAGGGGCCATCGAATGGCGGTTGGGCACACTCGGGAATGCCGACGACGCCCGCGCGCTGGTTTCGGATTGCGAAGCCGTCGTCCATGCCGCCCTGTACCATCCGCAGGGAGGCTTCATGGGAGGCGAAGGGGACCTGCTGGACTTCGCCGAGAAGAACCTCATGGGCACGCTGCAACTGTTCGAAGCGGCCGCCGATGCCGAGTTGCAGCGGTTCGTTTTCGTCTCCACCTGTGCCGTCCACGACCGCATCCTTGAAGACCGCCCCCTCGACGAAACTCATCCCCTCTGGCCATTCAGCCACTACGGCGCCCACAAGGCGGCTCTGGAGAAATTCGTCCACAGCTACGGCCTGGGACGCGGCTTCCCCATTTGTGCGCTGCGGCCCACCGGCGTCTACGGGCTGAACACCCCGCCGGCACACAGCAAATGGTTCGAACTCGTCGAGTCGGTCGTGCGGGGCGAACCGGTCACCTGCGCCCGGGGCGGCAAGGAGGTTCACGCTGCCGACGTCGCCCGCGCAGCCTCACTCCTGCTGAATGCAGACGCAGACGCGATCACCGGCCAGGCCTTCAACTGTTACGACCTGTACGTCTCGGAGTGGGACGTCGCTCTGCTGGCCCGTGAGATTTCCGGCAGCAGAGGCGCCATTCACGGTCAGCAGACGATCCCGAAGCACCAGATCGCCACCGACAGGATCCGCAATCTGGGAATGACCTTCGGCGGACGGACGCAGCTGGAAACAACGATCCGGCAGCTGGTCGAAGCAGTCGGTTGA
- a CDS encoding PepSY-associated TM helix domain-containing protein: MSIAETVSPPPEPSSTRERRPVRSLHRVIWRWHFFAGLCVGPILLIVAVTGAIYLFGAEIQDLLRADMYYVTPSETSLSWQQQTDLAAADHPGWTPIRIAVPAEPGRSTGVSLQAPDDESKLNVYLDPGNGQILGEVDPDADPLVNFFAVVLKIHRQLFVGTTGRVIVELATGWGLILLLTGMYLWWPRKSGKAHGVWWPRLKARRYTLLRDLHAIPAAFFVPILFLMTGTGLFYTLCWGTGAVFVSQTVSEFGTEVAVKDGPARDKDEQASDEPEGDAEAVEYIPVDQVIRLAQERFPGRQITVDYPNGKKAEYGILAINDYARGTYGPMRSDQLSLDAVTGDVTGHRSLADNAQYWWHGWVYPLHVGTIGGVATKVFWLLACGVLVALPVTGTWMWWHRRPSGGSGIPRRQEGMLPTWLTVLLTVLCFVLPVAGVSVLLILAGEWTFGRLSRVRWLQT; this comes from the coding sequence ATGTCCATCGCCGAAACCGTTTCGCCGCCTCCAGAACCGTCGTCCACTCGAGAGCGCCGGCCGGTGCGCAGCCTGCATCGCGTGATCTGGCGGTGGCACTTCTTTGCCGGCCTGTGCGTCGGACCGATCCTGCTGATTGTGGCTGTCACCGGTGCAATCTACCTGTTCGGAGCGGAGATTCAGGACCTGCTCCGGGCGGATATGTATTACGTCACTCCGTCCGAGACGTCTCTCTCGTGGCAGCAGCAGACGGATCTGGCAGCGGCCGATCATCCGGGCTGGACGCCGATCCGCATTGCCGTCCCCGCAGAGCCCGGCCGGTCGACCGGCGTGTCGCTCCAGGCACCGGACGATGAAAGCAAACTGAACGTCTACCTCGATCCCGGCAACGGTCAGATTCTGGGAGAAGTCGACCCTGACGCCGATCCGCTGGTCAACTTTTTCGCGGTCGTGCTGAAGATTCACCGGCAACTGTTTGTGGGGACGACCGGCCGGGTGATCGTCGAACTGGCGACCGGATGGGGACTGATCCTGCTGCTGACGGGAATGTACCTCTGGTGGCCCCGCAAATCGGGAAAGGCTCACGGCGTCTGGTGGCCCCGGCTGAAGGCCCGGCGGTACACGCTGCTGAGGGACCTGCATGCGATTCCGGCGGCGTTCTTCGTTCCGATCCTGTTTCTGATGACGGGCACCGGGCTGTTCTACACGCTCTGCTGGGGGACGGGGGCCGTCTTCGTCTCGCAGACCGTGAGCGAATTCGGGACCGAGGTGGCCGTGAAAGACGGCCCGGCCAGGGACAAAGACGAGCAGGCCAGCGATGAACCCGAGGGCGACGCTGAGGCCGTCGAGTACATCCCGGTCGATCAGGTCATCCGCCTGGCGCAGGAGCGGTTTCCCGGCCGGCAGATCACGGTCGACTATCCGAACGGGAAGAAGGCGGAGTACGGCATCCTCGCCATCAACGATTACGCCCGCGGCACATATGGCCCGATGCGCTCCGACCAGTTGAGTCTCGATGCCGTAACGGGCGACGTGACCGGACACCGGAGCCTGGCCGACAACGCTCAGTACTGGTGGCACGGCTGGGTCTATCCGCTGCACGTCGGGACGATTGGCGGTGTGGCCACCAAAGTGTTCTGGCTGCTGGCGTGCGGCGTGCTCGTCGCGTTGCCGGTGACCGGGACGTGGATGTGGTGGCATCGCCGCCCGTCCGGCGGGAGTGGAATTCCGCGGCGGCAGGAGGGAATGTTGCCGACGTGGCTGACCGTACTGCTGACGGTGCTGTGCTTTGTCCTGCCGGTGGCCGGCGTCAGCGTGCTGCTCATCCTGGCCGGTGAATGGACGTTCGGCCGGCTCTCGCGAGTCCGCTGGCTGCAGACCTGA